In Sorghum bicolor cultivar BTx623 chromosome 10, Sorghum_bicolor_NCBIv3, whole genome shotgun sequence, one genomic interval encodes:
- the LOC8069381 gene encoding basic leucine zipper 9 isoform X2 produces MKKCASELELEAFIRESGDDDARAAAAGRSNHGCGGPGEPGGSAVVFSPGVGFAESNTMDDSSWWYGSVRTPNPVMSRTASISASLEATTSANHALESESDSDSESLYEVEGVPYERGNKSVETKRIRRMVSNRESARRSRRRKQAQLSELESQVERLKGENATLFQRLSEANQQFSTAVTDNRILKSDVEALRVKVKMAEDMVARSAISCGLGDLGLAPYLNSRKMCQALNMLTTTGLDLLGSDAFRGPTTAPQVQNSPVQSTASLENLDNRKSNEVTSCAADIWP; encoded by the exons ATGAAGAAGTGCGCGTCGGAGCTGGAGCTGGAGGCGTTCATCAGGGagagcggcgacgacgacgcccgcgccgccgccgccgggcgtAGCAATCACGGGTGCGGCGGACCAGGCGAGCCCGGAGGGAGCGCCGTGGTGTTCTCGCCCGGCGTCGGTTTCGCCGAATCG AACACCATGGATGACAGCAGTTGGTGGTATGGGAGCGTCCGCACGCCGAACCCAGTCATGTCGCGGACAGCGTCCATCTCCG CCAGCCTCGAGGCAACCACCTCAGCGAATCATGCTCTTGAAAGCGAGTCAGACTCCGACAGCGAATCACTCTACGAGGTAGAGGGAGTTCCATATGAGCGAGGCAACAAATCTGTAGAAACAAAGCGAATAAGAAG GATGGTGTCCAACAGGGAGTCTGCGCGACGGTCTAGGCGGAGAAAGCAGGCACAATTGTCAGAACTTGAGTCACAG GTTGAACGACTTAAAGGTGAAAATGCAACTCTGTTCCAGCGACTTTCAGAAGCCAACCAGCAGTTCAGTACTGCAGTCACAGACAACAGAATCCTCAAGTCCGATGTAGAAGCATTAAGAGTCAAG GTAAAGATGGCAGAGGATATGGTAGCGAGAAGTGCTATATCCTGTGGCCTAGGCGATCTTGGCCTGGCACCATATCTGAACTCAAGAAAGATGTGCCAAGCTTTGAATATGCTCACAACCACAGGTTTGGATTTACTTGGGAGTGATGCGTTCAGAGGTCCAACCACAGCTCCACAAGTACAAAACTCACCAGTACAAAGCACTGCAAGCCTAGAGAATCTGGATAATCGAAAGTCCAACGAGGTGACCAGTTGCGCGGCAGACATTTGGCCTTGA
- the LOC8069381 gene encoding basic leucine zipper 9 isoform X1: MKKCASELELEAFIRESGDDDARAAAAGRSNHGCGGPGEPGGSAVVFSPGVGFAESNTMDDSSWWYGSVRTPNPVMSRTASISGSWQGLLTCRVVLVTASLEATTSANHALESESDSDSESLYEVEGVPYERGNKSVETKRIRRMVSNRESARRSRRRKQAQLSELESQVERLKGENATLFQRLSEANQQFSTAVTDNRILKSDVEALRVKVKMAEDMVARSAISCGLGDLGLAPYLNSRKMCQALNMLTTTGLDLLGSDAFRGPTTAPQVQNSPVQSTASLENLDNRKSNEVTSCAADIWP, translated from the exons ATGAAGAAGTGCGCGTCGGAGCTGGAGCTGGAGGCGTTCATCAGGGagagcggcgacgacgacgcccgcgccgccgccgccgggcgtAGCAATCACGGGTGCGGCGGACCAGGCGAGCCCGGAGGGAGCGCCGTGGTGTTCTCGCCCGGCGTCGGTTTCGCCGAATCG AACACCATGGATGACAGCAGTTGGTGGTATGGGAGCGTCCGCACGCCGAACCCAGTCATGTCGCGGACAGCGTCCATCTCCG GCTCATGGCAAGGATTGCTCACCTGTCGCGTTGTCCTGGTCACAGCCAGCCTCGAGGCAACCACCTCAGCGAATCATGCTCTTGAAAGCGAGTCAGACTCCGACAGCGAATCACTCTACGAGGTAGAGGGAGTTCCATATGAGCGAGGCAACAAATCTGTAGAAACAAAGCGAATAAGAAG GATGGTGTCCAACAGGGAGTCTGCGCGACGGTCTAGGCGGAGAAAGCAGGCACAATTGTCAGAACTTGAGTCACAG GTTGAACGACTTAAAGGTGAAAATGCAACTCTGTTCCAGCGACTTTCAGAAGCCAACCAGCAGTTCAGTACTGCAGTCACAGACAACAGAATCCTCAAGTCCGATGTAGAAGCATTAAGAGTCAAG GTAAAGATGGCAGAGGATATGGTAGCGAGAAGTGCTATATCCTGTGGCCTAGGCGATCTTGGCCTGGCACCATATCTGAACTCAAGAAAGATGTGCCAAGCTTTGAATATGCTCACAACCACAGGTTTGGATTTACTTGGGAGTGATGCGTTCAGAGGTCCAACCACAGCTCCACAAGTACAAAACTCACCAGTACAAAGCACTGCAAGCCTAGAGAATCTGGATAATCGAAAGTCCAACGAGGTGACCAGTTGCGCGGCAGACATTTGGCCTTGA